The Pyxidicoccus sp. MSG2 DNA segment CAGAGACCTCCGCCCCGCCGGTTCCATCCGAGAGCGCCTCACCGGAGCAAGCTCCGTCAACTCCTTCTCCGGGCGAAGTCCCCGGGCCTTCCGCCGTTGCAGGGCCCACCGAGCCCCCCTCCGACGCACCGAGCCGGCCCCTCGAGGCGGACGGGTCCATGTATCCATTGCCACCGTCGCTGATTCCCGGAGGCCCGCCCCCCGCCGGTCCGAAGCTCCAGAGCGGCCACACGCTGCGCCCGGGAGACCCGAGCCTGGACCCCGAGCTGCTCGCCGCCCAGGAGCGCGGCCGCGTCCACGGGCGCGTGAAGGGCTTCATCGAAGACAACCAGGCGGAGCTCCGCGTGGACAACGGGCTGATCGACTCGTACTTCAGCCGGCTTCGTGAGTCGCTCGAGAAGTCACTGGAGGATGCGCCCGTCTTCGACGGCATCAGCCTGCTGAACCAGGCCACGACGTCGTGGGCCTCCCAGGCGGGAAGCTTCGGCGCGACGGGCAATCCCGGCGGGGGCCCCCCTCCCATGGCGCCCACCGTCGCCGAGCACCTCAAGGCCCTGCAGGAGCGCGGAGACGAAGGGATGGAGTACCTGCGCGAGCGCGTCCAGGCCGGTGAGGAGATGCAGAAGCTCGCGGGCGGCGGCGGCCAGAAACTCATCGTCACGCTCGAGCTGCACCAGGGGATTGACGGTTCGCTGCGCGACGCGAGGCTCGTGTCGACGAGTGGCAACAAGGCCTATGACGCCTATGTCCTCAACGGCGTGCCGCCCGCGCTGGCGAAGCTCGGACCTCCGCCCGATGGCGCCCGAGGCGTGCGCCCGGACGGCATCCACACGCTCTGGTCCGTGGAAGGCCGGGTCGTCTACCTGCGCAAGCTCAAGGACCTGAAGACACAGGACAGCCTCTACATGGCCGCGGCGCTCGCCGCCGGGGTGCTCGCCGGCCGCTTCGAGGAGACCACGGGAGAAATCGAGGTCATCGACTTCCGCAACCCGCGCTTCGTGTGCCAGGCCCACCTGCTTCGCGTGTACTGACACAGTCCCGTGGTTGGTCCGGAAGCCTCGGCGGAGGTAGGCTCACGGGCCATGGCTCGTCGCAAGAAGGCCGAGGAGATGGCCGCTCGCGTCCGCAATCTGCTCGCGATGGACGCGGCCGGCGTCATGCGCCGGCTGGAAGCGCGGCGTGACGAGATGTTCGCCCTCTTCTCGCGCCTGCGCAGCCGCGAGCCGCTGCTGGGCACCATCTCCTCGCGCTACGCCAGCGGCGCCTTCGAGCAGCTCATCCACCTCTCCGAGCAGGAGCAGGCGGTGGTGGACCACTTCTACGAGCGCCTGGACGAGCTGCGCTGGTACTTCACGTACACCGAGGACATGCCCGGCACCGCGCAGCTGATCTTCACCAAGCTGCACAAGCGGCTGGAGGAGGCGTACCGGGTGCTGGTGGTGACGCTCGGACCGCCGATGCCGCCGGATGGCTCCCGCGTCGTGGACGTGCAGGCAGTGCGTCACGAGGGCCCGTCCCCGTCCACGGAGTCGGCGCTGGACAAGCGCGCGGTCTCCGCGCGCAACCGCCGCGCTTGAGCGAAGGCTCAGGCCGCCGGAGCCGCGGCGCTCGCGAGGCCCTCAGCCTCGGCCCTGCTCGGCTTGAGACGGCGCATGGAGCTCTTGCCGACGACGACGTCCACCATCTTCCGGGCGCGCGTCCAGACGCTCTCCTGGACATAGGGCACGCCGTACTTCTCGCAGAGGGCGCGCACCTTCGGCTGCACCTCGCGGTACTTGAGCATGGGCAGGTCGGGCCAGATGTGGTGCTCGATTTGATAGTTCAACCACAGGTGGGCGAAGTCGTTCAGGTCGCCGCCGGTCCGGTAGTTGGCGCTGCCAATCACCTGCTGCACGAAGCGCGCGCCGCGATTCTCGGGGGCCTCGTCGAAGCGGTACAGGTCCTCGCCGGTGTGGTTGGGCCCCACCACGAGGAACGTGTGCAGGCTGGTGAGCACGTCCGCCATCACCGAGTTGCACAGCGCGCTGAAGGCCGCCCACGGACCGATGATGAGGAACAGCGCGGGGAAGAGGACGAAGTTGAAGGCGGCGTACGGGAGGTAGCACTGGAGCACGAGCTCCTTCAGCTCCGCGCTCGTGAGCGCGCCGCCCTTGCGCCGGCCCTTGCGGCGCAGCGAGCTCAGCGTCTCGGGCGCGTAGTAGCTGGCGCGCCAGGTGAGCGCGAGCAGCGCGAGCTGGACATAGCGGACCGCGAGCGGGCGGCTCGGGTTGCGCAGCGTCCCTTCCGCATTGCGCTCCAGGAGGTCCGGGTCCGCGTCCTCACCGGTGTGCGAGTGGTGGAGGACGTTGTGCTCGAACTTCCACGCCTCGGGCAGCATCCAGTCGAGCCAGTCGAGGTAGCGGCGCCCGCCCTTCGCGAAGCCCTTGCCGGTGCGCGACGCGGGCAGGCCGGGGACGCGGTCATACCCGCGATGCCCCACGTGGTGCATCAGCAGCCACCGCGTGGAGCGGCCCAGGCTGAGCGCCGCGGCGCTGAACGGGTTGGGGGCGAGCCAGCACGTCGCCACGCCGAGCAGCGTGGCCGCCCTGCCCCACCGCTCGATCTTCCGCAGGTGCGCCGCGTCCGGCTCGCCGAGCGACGCATCCACCTGCTCGCGAAGCGCCTTCAGCTCGCGGTGGAACCCCTCCACATCCACGGAGGCCAGGTCGAAGTCGGGGGCGGTGCGGGACGAACTCACTGACACTCCTCGGAGGGGCAAGGGGGCACGAACGGTAACCTTCCACCGGGAACCCGGGAAGGGCCGCGTGCCGGACATAGTCGCCAGGGTACCGAGCGTCCAGCCACCCACCGTCGAAGGCGCCGAGTCGGCCTAGACCTGGATCTTCCTCCGGACCACCCAGACGTCCTCCACGTCCGAGCGTCCCGCTCGCCGGATGCCGAGCAGGACGCGGCTGCCCTCGGGGCCGCGGATGGCCTGCACCGCCGAGGGGAAGCCCATCTCCACCACCTTCGTCCCATCGATGCTCACGATGGCATCCCCGGGTTGCAGTCCCGCCTCGTGTGCGCCGCCGCCAGGGAGGACCTGCCCCATCACCAGCGCGTCGTCGCGCGCGGCCAGCACCACACCGATGCCCAACATCTCCGCGCGCTCGACTCCACCGTCGGCCACGGGGTTCAGGTCGATGGGCGGCAGGGGTGGTGCGCCCGGCCCGACAGCCACCCGGTCCACGATGCGCGTGTCATGGCCCTGCGCGCTCACGGACAGACTCACCCTCCCCGGGGCCAGCCCATCCAACGTGAAGCGGCCAGAGGTGTCGGTCATGGCGTCGAACACCGTGGACAGTGAAGCGTCGTAGACACCACCCTCCACCTGCACGCGGGCTCCGGCGATGGGGTCTCCGCCTCCGCGCTTCACGACCTGCCCTTCCAGCCGGGCGCCGGGTTGCAGGGTGATGTCCACGGGGCCGACGTCCGCGGTATTGGGCGGCACGCTCACCGTGGGAGCGGCGGGGGCGAGCCCGTAGGCTCCGACCCGGAGGGTATAGGTGCCGGGAGCGAGCCCTTCCACGGTGAAGCGGCCCTCCGGGTCCACCACGGTGAGCGTTGATCCGAACTCGCGCTCCAGGGGGCCGCGATGGAGCTGCAGCTCGAGCTGGAAGGACGCGACGGGAGCGCCGCGCTCGTCGCGCACGCGGCCGGTGAGGCGCGCGCCTCGGGCCAGGGTGAGGGTGAGGTCACGGCGTCCGGCCTCCACATTCGGGGCGGTCGTGCTCACGCGTCCGAGGACTTCGGCGAACACGTCGTAGCGGCCCGGAGGGAGCCGCTCCAGGAGGAAGCGCCCGTCCGCGTCCGACAGCGTCTCGGCCACGGGGGCGCTGCCATCTTCGGCGCCGGGCAAACTCGTGCCGCGGGGTTTCGTGGCGCGGACACCGGCACCGGCGATGGCCGTACCTGACTCATCCACGACCCGGCCCGCGAGGACTTCGCTGGCAGCCGAGGTCTCAACCTTGAGCCGAAGCACCGCGCGCCGGCCCGCGAGGCGCGAGCTCAGCTCGGCCCGCGCGGGAGCGTGGCCCGGGTGGCGGGCTTCGACCGTGGAGCGCTCGGGGGCCTGGAGGCGGACCTCGCCTTCCGCGCCGGTGGTGAACTCGTCCTGGGTGGGGAACAGCACCGTCTCACCGGAGCGGCCGGTGAGGAGCCGCACGTGGGCGCCCGCGAGGGGCTTGCCGGCGGGGTCTTCCACGCGGACGGTCCAGGACTCCTCGGGGGTGAGGGCCAGCAGCAGGCCCTCCACGCCGCTGCCGGGACGTGCCGTGAGGCGGATGGGGCTCTGCCCCCAGTCAGGGCCGAAGGGCAGGAAGCCGTCCGCGCGAATGCTGGCGAGCTGCCAGAGTCCCTCCTGGTCCGGCAGGAAGCGGAAGGCGCCCGCCTCGTCCGTGCGGGTGCTTGCGGCGCCCGAGGGGCCGGCGAAGGTCAGCTCGGCGCTCGGGACACCCTGTCCGGTGGTGGCGGACACCACGCGACCGGAGAAGGCCCCGGGGGCGTTGGCGGGAGCTTCCGTACGCCGGGCCGAGGGCAGACGGAGCAGCGGGGCCGGCGTCGGGGGAAGGGCCTGCGCCTGTTGAGGTGCCGTTGATGCCACGCGCGAAGGCTCGGGACGCGCGCGGGCAGGAGTGTCTCCGGGTGCCTCCGTCGCCATGGCGGGAAGAGCTTCGGGCTTCCGCGCAGTGGCCCACCACAGGGCCCCGCCCAGCAGGAGCAAGCCCAGCGCTA contains these protein-coding regions:
- a CDS encoding fatty acid desaturase family protein encodes the protein MSSSRTAPDFDLASVDVEGFHRELKALREQVDASLGEPDAAHLRKIERWGRAATLLGVATCWLAPNPFSAAALSLGRSTRWLLMHHVGHRGYDRVPGLPASRTGKGFAKGGRRYLDWLDWMLPEAWKFEHNVLHHSHTGEDADPDLLERNAEGTLRNPSRPLAVRYVQLALLALTWRASYYAPETLSSLRRKGRRKGGALTSAELKELVLQCYLPYAAFNFVLFPALFLIIGPWAAFSALCNSVMADVLTSLHTFLVVGPNHTGEDLYRFDEAPENRGARFVQQVIGSANYRTGGDLNDFAHLWLNYQIEHHIWPDLPMLKYREVQPKVRALCEKYGVPYVQESVWTRARKMVDVVVGKSSMRRLKPSRAEAEGLASAAAPAA
- a CDS encoding carboxypeptidase regulatory-like domain-containing protein, which encodes MADTKRRYGGWIALGLLLLGGALWWATARKPEALPAMATEAPGDTPARARPEPSRVASTAPQQAQALPPTPAPLLRLPSARRTEAPANAPGAFSGRVVSATTGQGVPSAELTFAGPSGAASTRTDEAGAFRFLPDQEGLWQLASIRADGFLPFGPDWGQSPIRLTARPGSGVEGLLLALTPEESWTVRVEDPAGKPLAGAHVRLLTGRSGETVLFPTQDEFTTGAEGEVRLQAPERSTVEARHPGHAPARAELSSRLAGRRAVLRLKVETSAASEVLAGRVVDESGTAIAGAGVRATKPRGTSLPGAEDGSAPVAETLSDADGRFLLERLPPGRYDVFAEVLGRVSTTAPNVEAGRRDLTLTLARGARLTGRVRDERGAPVASFQLELQLHRGPLEREFGSTLTVVDPEGRFTVEGLAPGTYTLRVGAYGLAPAAPTVSVPPNTADVGPVDITLQPGARLEGQVVKRGGGDPIAGARVQVEGGVYDASLSTVFDAMTDTSGRFTLDGLAPGRVSLSVSAQGHDTRIVDRVAVGPGAPPLPPIDLNPVADGGVERAEMLGIGVVLAARDDALVMGQVLPGGGAHEAGLQPGDAIVSIDGTKVVEMGFPSAVQAIRGPEGSRVLLGIRRAGRSDVEDVWVVRRKIQV